CCACGGCAATCTCGGGGTCGAGTTTGAGGAACGATCCGTAGGCCTCATCGGCCTCTGCAATCATGAAATCGCCGCTCCCAGCCCTGCCTCCACTGGCCAACCAGGGAAGCCCGGCGCCAACGGCGATGGTGGGATCAAGCCCGGCTTCAGTGAGTATCAGAGCTATCATCCCTGAGGTCGTGGTCTTGCCGTGGGTGCCAGTGACCCCGATTCCTCTACGCGTGCGCATGATCTCTCCGAGCATCTCCGCCCTGCTCACTATCGAAACGCCTGCGAGCTGCGCCGCTTTCAGTTCCGGATCGTCGGCTGGAACCGCCGCCGATGCCACCACCATATTCGCGCGGACTGCCCTATCCGGGTCGTGCCCTTGATATACCTCAGCTCCTAGGGCGGACATGTCCTCCAGATGTGGCGAATAACGGACATCGGACCCGGATACCGATGCCCCAAGCCCTATCATTATCTGAGCGAGCGGACTCATCCCGCTTCCACCTATTCCGATAAAATGCACCCGCATTCCGCCATCCAAATGGCTGCACCTCTCCTGCCCATCAGCAACTTGCACGCTGCTATTCTATGCCTTTTGCCCTTTCCGAGAGCATGTCCAACCCACTGCCCGCTCCACGCAGTCCGCCACCCGTGCAGTCGCGTCCGGTATTCCCGCCGCTCGTGCCGAATCCCCCATCTGCCGAAGAGCGGACGGAGACGAGATGAGCGACACCACATGTGCAGTCAGGGATTCAGGTGTGAGATCCCGATCCAGGATCACCCTTGCTGCGCCCCTGGCTGCCATCGCCCTGGCATTCTTCTCCTGAACGTTGTCAGGCACGTATGGGTGAGGAACCAACACCGCCGGCACTCCTCTGGCAGCGAGTTCGGCCAGGGTAATGGCGCCTGACCTCGATACCACAAGGTCGGCGCAGGCCAGGGCCTGGGGCATATTGTAAATGTATGGCATCAGTATAAGATCTCCGCTGCCTGAACGCCCTATACCGTCGGGCCCAACGATCACAGGGAGTTCGGCAGCCCCTGCCAACCGAACCGCAGTATCGAATTTCCCCTTCCCGCATGCCAGGACGAGCTGAACACCGTGATCACACCTGAGTTCGCGCCCGGCGGCAGCCGCGATGAACGCCTTGTTGATCGTCTCCGAGCCCTGGCTGCCTCCGAAAGCCAGCACCACTTTGCGCCTGGGGTTCAGCCCCAACGAGCGGATCCCTTCATCCCGCGATGCACTCATGACATCTGCGCGGATTGGATTGCCTGTGAGCACCGCCCTCTCCGGGCGGCGAAGGAACCGCCTCGACTCCTCCCAGCTGATGGCCACCGTCTGCGCGGATCGGGACAGCATGCGATTGGTGACACCCGGAACCACGTTCTGTTCGTGGATGATCAAGGGGCATCCTAGAAGTACGGCTGCAAGCCCGACCGGGCCAGAGGCGTAGCCTCCTGTGCCGATTACTGCGGTTGGGCGGAATCCCCTTATAATAGCAACCGACTGGAACACGCCCTGAACTGCTCGAAATGCCGTGGCAATGGTGTCGGCGGAAAGCTTCCTCCGGAAACCCGATACCCTGATCGCCCGAAAAGGAAACCCCTCACGCGGAACCAGATCTCTCTCAAGGCCCCGGTCTCCTCCAACGAAGAGAATCTCTGCGCCAGGATGCCTCGAGAGGAGTTCGCGCCCTATCGATATCGCCGGATATATGTGCCCGCCTGTTCCCCCGCCCGCCAGAATGAACCTCAGGCGCTGGGCGGAGGTTAAGTCACTGATAGCCAAGCTCATGCCACTCCTCATCCGGGCCCACGGCTCACATGGGGCCGCGCCGCGCAAGGCCGCCCGGGACGTCTCTATCTCTGCCCTACATGGCTGGATATGTTCAATAGTATGCCTATACTGGCCAGCGTAGGCAGGAGTGAAGACCCTCCGGCGCTGATCAGCGGCAGGGTGATGCCAGTTATGGGCATCGAACCGGTCACAACCGCGATGTTCATGAGGGCCTGCAGTGCAATCATTACCGTAATGCCTGCTGCGAGTACGGAGCCGAACGCATCAGGCGCCTGCATGGCAGTGCGGAAGCCCCTCACCGCGAACAGAACGTACAGGGCAATCACCGTTGCAGTGCCAAGGAAACCGAGTTCCTCTCCGATTATGGCGAAGATGAAGTCGGTGTGCTGCTCAGGGAGGTAGAAGCACTTCTGCCGGGATAACCCCAGCCCCACGCCTACCAGCCCTCCCGACCCAAGGGCGAGAAGCGACTGTATTATGTGGAACCCGGAATCCAGCGGATCTGCCCACGGGTCCATGAAGGATGTCAGCCTTCGCATCCGGTATGGCTCCGATTTCGCCAGGAGGTAGATCACGGGGACGGCAAGTGACCCGATGCCTAGGAGATGCCCGACATTGCATCCCGCCACCATCACCGTGAGACCGCCCACACCCACCAAGGTAATGGCGGTGCCGAGATCAGGTTCTGCGAATACGAGAAGCGCAGCCACCCCCACCACAGACAGGGGCACAATGATCCCGCGAAGGAAATCCTTCACTCGCTCCTGCGGCCCTGAAAGGTATGCCGCGAGCCACATCACCAAGAACAGTTTGGCGAACTCGGATGGTTGGAATCGCGCGAAGCCAAAACCGAGCCACCGCCTTGATCCAGCCACCAGCTTTCCGATGCCAGGCACAAGCACCAAGGCCAATGAGCCCACACCTACGACAGCGAGTACGCCCGCGGTCTTCTCCCATACATGGTAGTTGATCCTCATCGCCAGCAGAAGCCCGGCGAGGCCGATCACCGCCCACAGGGATTGCCGCTTGAGGTAGTGATACGGATCTCCCTGTTCATAGAAGGACGTCACAGAGCTCGCACTGAACACCATGACTATTCCTATCCCAAGCAGCGCAAGTGCGACTATGAGCAAGACCAGGTCCGGAAGACCTCGCCGATCACGCATGCCAACCCCCCACATTCCGCGCGGTTCACAGAGCCATGAAGCCGAGAACCCCGAAGAAAGCAGCGACGATCCAGAATCTCACCACCACCTGGGTTTCCGGCACTCCCGAGAGCTCGAAATGGTGATGGATAGGCGCCATCCTGAACACGCGCTTCCCCGTCAGTCTGAAAGACGCAACCTGGATGATATCAGAGAGAGTCTCCATGACGTACACCCCTCCGATGATCACCAGTATGAACTCCGTCTTGGTGAGCACGGCCATGCAAGCGAGGGCAGCCCCTAGGGCGAGGGAGCCGGTGTCGCCCATGAATACACGGGCAGGGTAGGCATTCCACCAGACGAACCCCAGACACGCCCCGCCAACTGCGCCTGCGAACACCGCCATCTCGGCGTTTCCGATGCTCCTGGCCACCGCAAGGTAGGCAAAGGAGGCGACTGCCACCGTTCCGCCAGCTAGTCCGTCAAGCCCATCGGTGAGGTTTACGCCATTAGTGGCCGAGATGAGCACGAGGGCCACGAATGGAATCTTCCAAATGCCAAGGTCGATGAGGCGACCGTGGGTGAACGGCACAATAACCGCCGACCCGAGGTTCGGCGAGGCGTAGGCGTACATGCCCAGGATGATGCCTAGCGCGCCCTGTAAGAGCAGTTTGTGTCTGGCCCGGAGGCCTAGAGACCGATGGGCTACCACGGATACGTAGTCATCGGCCATTCCGATAAGCCCACATCCCGTTGTGATGAACAGAGCCCACGGGAGTTCATTGAAAGACCGGCTTCCGGAGACTGCTCCGATGACCACGGCTGCCAACATGATGACCCCGCCCATGCTAGGAGTGCCAGACTTCTTCAGGTGCGAGGCTGGTCCATCGGTCCTCACCACCTGCCCGTACTTGAGCCTTCGCAGATATCCGATTACCGGCGGCCCGATCAGAAGGCTCACTGCCAGAGCCACTGTCCCAGATACTGCGGAACGCATAAGAACCTCGCTCACGCCAACTCACCCTGCCCGTCTTCACCCTGCACGAGGGAAGCGACAATCTCCTCCATGTGCATCCCCCTCGACCCCTTAACAAGCACCACATCGCCTTCTCGTGCGAGGACCGTCGCGGCGGCGGCGGCCG
The Clostridia bacterium genome window above contains:
- the ftsW gene encoding putative lipid II flippase FtsW; this translates as MRDRRGLPDLVLLIVALALLGIGIVMVFSASSVTSFYEQGDPYHYLKRQSLWAVIGLAGLLLAMRINYHVWEKTAGVLAVVGVGSLALVLVPGIGKLVAGSRRWLGFGFARFQPSEFAKLFLVMWLAAYLSGPQERVKDFLRGIIVPLSVVGVAALLVFAEPDLGTAITLVGVGGLTVMVAGCNVGHLLGIGSLAVPVIYLLAKSEPYRMRRLTSFMDPWADPLDSGFHIIQSLLALGSGGLVGVGLGLSRQKCFYLPEQHTDFIFAIIGEELGFLGTATVIALYVLFAVRGFRTAMQAPDAFGSVLAAGITVMIALQALMNIAVVTGSMPITGITLPLISAGGSSLLPTLASIGILLNISSHVGQR
- the murG gene encoding undecaprenyldiphospho-muramoylpentapeptide beta-N-acetylglucosaminyltransferase; the protein is MAISDLTSAQRLRFILAGGGTGGHIYPAISIGRELLSRHPGAEILFVGGDRGLERDLVPREGFPFRAIRVSGFRRKLSADTIATAFRAVQGVFQSVAIIRGFRPTAVIGTGGYASGPVGLAAVLLGCPLIIHEQNVVPGVTNRMLSRSAQTVAISWEESRRFLRRPERAVLTGNPIRADVMSASRDEGIRSLGLNPRRKVVLAFGGSQGSETINKAFIAAAAGRELRCDHGVQLVLACGKGKFDTAVRLAGAAELPVIVGPDGIGRSGSGDLILMPYIYNMPQALACADLVVSRSGAITLAELAARGVPAVLVPHPYVPDNVQEKNARAMAARGAARVILDRDLTPESLTAHVVSLISSPSALRQMGDSARAAGIPDATARVADCVERAVGWTCSRKGQKA
- the mraY gene encoding phospho-N-acetylmuramoyl-pentapeptide-transferase, which encodes MSEVLMRSAVSGTVALAVSLLIGPPVIGYLRRLKYGQVVRTDGPASHLKKSGTPSMGGVIMLAAVVIGAVSGSRSFNELPWALFITTGCGLIGMADDYVSVVAHRSLGLRARHKLLLQGALGIILGMYAYASPNLGSAVIVPFTHGRLIDLGIWKIPFVALVLISATNGVNLTDGLDGLAGGTVAVASFAYLAVARSIGNAEMAVFAGAVGGACLGFVWWNAYPARVFMGDTGSLALGAALACMAVLTKTEFILVIIGGVYVMETLSDIIQVASFRLTGKRVFRMAPIHHHFELSGVPETQVVVRFWIVAAFFGVLGFMAL